A single window of Salvia splendens isolate huo1 chromosome 8, SspV2, whole genome shotgun sequence DNA harbors:
- the LOC121746038 gene encoding uncharacterized protein At2g29880-like: MSDPRRFIPSGDGSQNTQGGSQYRKGNACRPVVPRRSWSDREEAVLMVAMKDLVAHGWKSDNGFREGYLNKVEEWMQKEFPRTDLKANPHIQSKLTAVKKSYNSLAKILDRSGVGFNVHGDFKIDCDDDQWDQIVKQDSNARGMRTRSWPYWEDWKVIFGKDRANGGHAEWVADAAANSSPDAPVTEIGESSDYHPSFEDFLGYDEQMQATFANPRVDDSSTQSGAKATANAQVPPKNKRKRKVREDDSGIVELLRTLHSETSARLETLALRIGYEMDLGKVRAEIFGHLGNIPELTENERYDLCDIIGKENSRLEIFRGLPDASKARYAKRVLEKEGRT, encoded by the exons ATGTCCGATCCTCGAAGATTTATACCTTCCGGCGATGGTAGCCAGAACACACAAG GGGGTAGCCAATACCGAAAAGGAAATGCTTGCCGACCTGTTGTTCCCCGTCGTTCTTGGTCTGACCGTGAGGAGGCCGTCCTCATGGTTGCCATGAAGGATTTGGTCGCCCATGGGTGGAAATCGGATAATGGGTTCCGAGAAGGCTACTTGAACAAGGTGGAGGAATGGATGCAAAAGGAGTTTCCGAGAACCGATTTGAAAGCTAATCCGCATATTCAGTCTAAGTTAACGGCTGTGAAGAAAAGCTACAACTCACTGGCAAAGATCCTTGATCGTAGTGGTGTCGGGTTCAATGTGCATGGAGATTTTAAGATTGACTGTGATGATGATCAGTGGGACCAAATCGTGAAG CAAGACAGCAATGCCCGCGGAATGCGCACAAGGTCCTGGCCCTACTGGGAAGACTGGAAGGTTATCTTCGGCAAAGACAGGGCAAATGGTGGCCATGCCGAATGGGTTGCTGATGCGGCTGCGAATAGTTCGCCAGATGCGCCTGTTACGGAGATAGGTGAGAGTAGTGATTATCATCCCAGCTTCGAAGATTTTCTAGGTTATGATGAGCAGATGCAGGCTACGTTTGCGAATCCAAGGGTTGATGACAGTAGCACGCAGAGTGGGGCGAAAGCTACTGCGAATGCTCAGGTTCCTCCTAAAAACAAGCGCAAACGCAAAGTGCGGGAGGATGATAGCGGCATAGTTGAATTACTGAGAACGTTGCACTCTGAGACCAGCGCTCGTTTGGAGACCTTGGCATTACGCATAGGGTACGAGATGGATTTGGGTAAAGTGAGGGCGGAAATCTTTGGTCATTTGGGAAACATACCAGAGCTGACCGAGAATGAGAGGTACGATCTGTGTGACATTATTGGTAAAGAGAACTCCCGGCTAGAGATCTTCAGAGGACTCCCTGATGCTTCGAAGGCCAGATATGCGAAGCGTGTCTTGGAGAAAGAAGGTCGCACCTAG